In Arthrobacter sp. MN05-02, the genomic stretch GGCAGGACCAGGTCACGTCGGAAGAGACCTGTCCTTTCTGCCGGGCGCCGCACCGGAGCGACGAGGAATCCCTCATCGTGCACCGCGGGACCCATGCGTTCGTGCTTCTGAACCTCTTCCCCTACAACGCCGGCCATCTGCTGGTCTGCCCCTACCGACATGTGCCCGACTACACGGACATCGACGAGGCCGAGACCGCGGAGATCGCCGCCCTCACGCAGACGGCCATGCGCGTGCTGCGGAAGGTGTCCAACCCGTCGGGGTTCAATCTCGGCATGAACCAGGGTGTCACCGGGGGCGCCGGTATCGCCGCCCACCTCCACCAGCACGTCGTTCCGCGCTGGGGCGGCGACGGGAACTTCCTGCCGATCATCGCGCACACGAAGGCGATCACGCAGACCCTCGGCGAGGTGCGTGCCCAGGTGGCGGCTGCCTGGCCGTCCGTGGCCGGGCCGGCGGGATCGGACTCCTGATGCTGAACCGATATGCACGGGGATTCTTCACGGCCCTCTTCACGCCGCTGGCACGCCTGCTGCTGAGGTGGGGGGTCACGCCCGACGCCGTCACGATCGCGGGAACGGTCGGTGTCGCCGGCGGCGCACTGGTCCTCTATCCGCTCGGCCAGCTGTTCTGGGGAACGGTCTTCATCACGCTGTTCGTGTTCTCCGACGTGATCGACGGGATCATGGCCCGGATGCAGGGCCGTGGAGGCCGGTGGGGGAGCTTCCTCGACTCGACACTGGACCGCGTCGCCGACGGCGCGCTCTTCGCGGGTGTCGCGATCTGGTTCTTCACGGGTGGCGGGAACGCCGCGATCGCGGTCGCCGCACTCGCCTGCCTCGTGCTGGGCATGATCGTCTCGTACGCCCGCGCCAAGGCCGAGTCGCTCGGCTTCACCGCGAACGTGGGGCTCGCGGAGCGGGCGGAGCGCCTCGTCTCCGTCCTGGTGGTCACCGGGCTGACGGGACTGGGCCTGCCCGAGGGATTCCTGCTGGCCGTCCTCGTCGTCCTGGCCGCGGCGAGCCTCGTGACGGTGTACCAGAGGGTGCGGGCCGTCCGTCGCCAGTTCCTGGAGGCGAAGCCCGCGTCCTGACGTCGCCGCGGTCGCGGGACGGTCAGGACGCCGAGGCGAACGCCGGGCGAGCCGTGGCGTACGTCGCCGCGTGGCCGCGCCGGGGCGTCAGCGCCGAACCGAGCGCCGACAGGTATTCCGCCCTGCGCTTGGGCGAGACCCGCGAGATCGGAGCGGGCGCGGAGCCTGCGCTGTCGGCGTAGTGGGTCGCCAGACCGTCCTGCAGCAGCCGGAGCGCCTCGGACTTCTGCTGGGAGACGGCCGAGTGGGTGGTCCCGAGCTCCGCCGCCACCTCGGTCACCGATCGTCCCTCGAAGACCGCTTCGATGATGTGGCGCATCCGGGCGGGGAGGTGGGCCACGGCGGCGCGGATGTGGCGGACCTGTTCGTCGGCCAGCAGCGACGCCTCGGGGAGCTGGTCGAGGCAGGGGACGATGTCGAGGACTGTCTCGTCGAGCGTCTGGACGGATCGCGCGGCGTCGCCGAGCGCAGCCTGGACCTCGTGCCGGCTGACGCCGAGCGTCATGGCGAGTTCGTCCGTGGTGGGTGTGCGCCCGAGGGACGCGGCCAGGGTGTCCTGTGCAGCGATCGTGTCGCCGATCCGGCGTCGCGCGGACCGCGGAGCCCAGTCGTTGGAGCGCATCTCGTCCGCGAAAGCCCCCGTGATACGACGCCGGGCATAGGCGCCGAAGGGCACGCCCAGGGTCGGGTCGAAGGAGTCCGCCGACGTGATCAGGGCGATGGCCCCGACCGACGCGAGGTCATCGCGTGAGAGATGCGTTGCGCGGGCGCACAGGGTCGAGACGAGGTACCCCACCAGTGGCAGGTTGTCGACGATCAGTTTTTCGCGTTCGCGAGAATTCATAGCAAGCTCCCCAGCTGCTCAGTGGCCGTGCGGCCCCGGCTCGCTCGCTGGGAGCGGCCAAGGACGGCAGGTGTCTCCAGAAAGCTATCAGCGGGCCCTCATCAGGTCGGGTCCGCTGGGCCAATCCTGCCCAAAGGCTGAGCTTCGACGACGGGCGGTGGACCCGGGCCTGCATCCTTCGCCGTTCATTGCGCCGGAACCGCTGATTCGCCCCCCGGTCGTCCGTCTAACAGAGGACGCCCCTTCCACCAGAACAGGACACGCCATGACACCCGGGACAGGGTTCCTCCCGACCGATCTGCACATCGTCTCCGAGTCGGATCTCTACCTGCTGCAGCGCGGGACGGCTCCCTCCACGCCGCTGCACCGGGCGGTGAGAACGCCGTCGTCGCCGTGGCCCGCCGGCGCTCTCGATGCCGTGCTGGACGAACTGGAGCGGCGCGAGGCCTGCCCGGCCCGGCAGGCAACCGGCGCGCGG encodes the following:
- a CDS encoding hydrolase, with protein sequence MEDADSRGMPATPTGDPAVTDDFGLAGVPDAFQRLWTPHRLAYIKGGQDQVTSEETCPFCRAPHRSDEESLIVHRGTHAFVLLNLFPYNAGHLLVCPYRHVPDYTDIDEAETAEIAALTQTAMRVLRKVSNPSGFNLGMNQGVTGGAGIAAHLHQHVVPRWGGDGNFLPIIAHTKAITQTLGEVRAQVAAAWPSVAGPAGSDS
- a CDS encoding CDP-alcohol phosphatidyltransferase, producing MLNRYARGFFTALFTPLARLLLRWGVTPDAVTIAGTVGVAGGALVLYPLGQLFWGTVFITLFVFSDVIDGIMARMQGRGGRWGSFLDSTLDRVADGALFAGVAIWFFTGGGNAAIAVAALACLVLGMIVSYARAKAESLGFTANVGLAERAERLVSVLVVTGLTGLGLPEGFLLAVLVVLAAASLVTVYQRVRAVRRQFLEAKPAS